Proteins co-encoded in one Nitrospirota bacterium genomic window:
- a CDS encoding DUF2281 domain-containing protein, whose product MSKKDLLLNEIEQVPEPLLDEILDFIHFLKTKIVRERLDTAIASESSLRKDWMRPEEDEAWQDL is encoded by the coding sequence ATGAGTAAAAAAGACCTGCTTTTAAATGAAATAGAACAGGTTCCAGAGCCATTACTTGACGAGATATTGGACTTTATCCACTTTTTAAAAACAAAGATCGTTCGTGAACGGCTGGATACCGCCATTGCCAGTGAATCATCTCTCAGAAAAGATTGGATGAGACCAGAGGAAGACGAGGCATGGCAAGATTTGTGA